A genomic stretch from Papio anubis isolate 15944 chromosome 18, Panubis1.0, whole genome shotgun sequence includes:
- the SGF29 gene encoding LOW QUALITY PROTEIN: SAGA-associated factor 29 (The sequence of the model RefSeq protein was modified relative to this genomic sequence to represent the inferred CDS: inserted 1 base in 1 codon), whose translation MALVSADSRIAELLTELHQLIKQTQEERSRSEHNLVNIQKTHERMQTENKISPYYRTKLRGLYTTAKADAEAECNILRKALDKIAEIKSLLEERRIAAKIAGLYNDLEPPRRPQQRGAXMTLLQQRQLMTLLPVDRPVTSPHPLWGHPPLGDYVARPGDKVAARVKAVDGDEQWILAEVVSYSHATNKYEVDDIDEEGKERHTLSRRRVIPLPQWKANPETDPEALFQKEQLVLALYPQTTCFYRALIHAPPQRPQDDYSVLFEDTSYADGYSPPLNVAQRYVVACKEPKKK comes from the exons ATGGCCCTCGTGTCTGCCGATTCCCGCATTGCAGAACTTCTCACGGAGCTCCATCAGCTGATCAAGCAAACCCAG GAAGAGCGTTCGCGGAGCGAACACAACTTAGTGAACATCCAGAAGACCCATGAACGGATGCAGACAGAGAACAAGA TTTCTCCCTATTACCGGACAAAGCTGCGTGGCCTTTATACAACCGCCAAGGCCGATGCAGAGGCTGAGTGCAA CATCCTTCGGAAAGCTCTGGACAAGATCGCGGAAATCAAGTCTCTGTTGGAGGAGAGGCGGATTG CGGCCAAGATCGCAGGTCTCTACAATGACCTCGAGCCACCCCGAAGACCACAGCAGAGGGGTG GGATGACCCTGCTGCAGCAGCGTCAGCTGATGACCCTGCTCCCTGTGGATCGGCCCGTGACAA GCCCCCACCCTCTGTGGGGCCATCCCCCACTAGGGGACTACGTGGCCAGACCTGGAGACAAGGTGGCTGCCCGGGTGAAGGCCGTGGATGGGGACGAGCAGTGGATCCTGGCCGAGGTGGTCAGTTACAGCCATGCCACCAACAA GTATGAGGTAGACGACATCGATGAAGAAGGCAAAGA GAGACACACCCTGAGCCGGCGCCGTGTCATCCCGCTGCCCCAGTGGAAGGCCAACCCAGAGACGGACCCCGAGGCCTTGTTTCAGAAGGAGCAGCTCGTGCTGGCCTTATATCCCCAGACCACCTGCTTCTACCGTGCCCTGATCCACGCACCCCCACAGCGG CCCCAGGATGACTACTCGGTCCTGTTTGAAGACACCTCCTATGCAGACGGCTATTCCCCTCCCCTCAATGTGGCTCAGAGGTACGTGGTGGCTTGTAAGGAGCCCAAGAAAAAGTGA